The DNA sequence ttccttccttccttccttccttcctctcctctctcatgtaAGTCAGGGTGCTATTGTAGATTAAACTGTTTTCAGTATAATATTTTGTAATCTTATAAACCTAATATGGTATGGGTCCAGTTCCATCCAGccttcttttatatagaaaataatatatgcaacagAAATTTACCCCTAATACAATATTAGACTGCCATTGGAGCCCCCATAGTAGCAAGAATTAGAATGCTAGATCTTACATGATAAAAAGTCTGGCtttgaaatttttacttttttttttgtgagaagagAGTTGTCATTGTAAGACTCTGTTTTTCTTGTGACAACATTAAAAGATGAACATCCCTCTTTCTAAACATAGTCATAGTCATTAAACTGTAATCAGTAGACTccacaagataatatatatgaaataccagCACTTTGCATTTTTAAGAATGATATATTTGTGATTTATAATGTTTTGAAATAGTTCAtcagctgtttttgttattaatagtaatggtttaatattattgttagtattgtaattattatcactggttggtattgttgctattatttttactgtaattattattactatattatgttatttgttttgttaccACCACCCATAACAACCATAACTTCATCATTAAAACtgtcaagaaaaaaaggaatcaatGATGCTATCTATCAGAGTAGAAGTAGGAGACATGTCTATAGAGGAGTTTGCCTACTCAGCTTTGTGATAATGTGGCAGGGTGAGACATTTGCCTCTTAGCTATGTCACTCTAATAAAACTAAGataccataaataaaaaaaaaaatctttatctgaAATATTAATGCCATTTCTCCAACAGGCACTACATCACCTAACGGCAGAACCATGGCCCAAAGCGATCCTGAGGACAGAGAGTTCAAGTGGGTGGTGTGGGGATGGATATTTTATTTAACTTTCATATatatgactgatatatatattctgttctctctttctttttaagtgtCTGATGTCTAAGTTGAGAAAAAATGGTATTGCAGTATTcggttatttattttaattattcatttgaaATCATCGATGTAATGTATAGatttttatggttgttgttgaTTAAATACTTATTCATTCCTCTTTGTGGCTTTTTAAGTCCCTAGTTTTGCATTTATAATTGAACTCTGTATTAAGTATATAAGAGCATTGGATTAATAAGGACTAGTGTCTTTGCTGGTTGTAATTTTACATAAGCAGCTTTGTGATATGGACCATAATAACACCCTGCATGTTGCTGATTGTGGTTTAGACtgagataataattgtaatcaaaGATACATTTTTGAGGCCCATATAAAGCTCATACATTTCTTATCTATCCTCTTGTATGGGCAGCTAATTGCTTGTTTCATGAATGTGTTACATTTACATTAATAATAGTGTATAgtatttaagatttaaaaaaattgtgagattgtatttaataatttttttgtgatcATGTTTAAAATAGAGTTAACCAGCTAACCTCTTTTAACAGATTCAGCTCAAACCTTAGCCTGGAGGAGATACGTTCCGACCAGCACAACTTCTGTAAAGAGCGTAACTGGGCACAATTCCACCCTCCACGGAACGTCTTGCTGGCGCTGGTAGGAGAAGTGGGCGAACTCTCGGAGCTGTTCCAGTGGCGTGGAGAGGTAAGGGGGCTCTGTGTGCTTGGGGCGAGGAGAGAGTGTGGATGGTGGAGGAAAGGTAGGAGTGGAGAGTTGTGAGTGATTAGTGTGGATTTAGGACTTGGAATTGCGGTTTTTGGTGTAGAACATGGAGTTGGAATAAGTTTTACATGATGGTCTGTGGATTTTACTTAAAGAATGTGGAGTGTGGACAGCAGATTTGAAATGCAGATTTTGAGAATCTTTGATTGGATTATTGGTCATGGAGATTAGGGTGTTGTCTGTGGAGTGCGGATTTGATATTACGGAGTATTGTTTTTGAGCTTTGAATACTGAGTATGGGATTGAGGATCAAGGATTTAAACTGTAGAGTGAGGAATTTAGTTTGAAAGAGAGTTGCTTGAAATTTGTTGACTCTCTTGGGAACAAAAGAGAATGTTATATTTGAGACTAATCATATTACCTATTAGTTTTTTGTTATCCTTTTCATTCATAGACAAAGGGCTAAGGTTTTGATTATCTTGCTTTTAATTGTAGAAAAGGTCTGGATGAGAATAACTGACTATTTCATCTTCACAACAGTTAGAGATGTAATTGTAATGTAATTTGGAAATGTTAATACCTTTTAATCATGtcttgaatgataatgatatatatatttattttcctcctctgtttttGATAAGTTTGGGCTTATGATGACTATTACAATATTCCTGATTAAGGGAATTATGACagaataataaagaatagtaAGCAAGAACTACTAGgcccaagaaaaaggaaaataatgtaatGGTTTTAGTGATCAGtaatctgtgatttttttttttttcccccctcttgtatctcttctttactctttgttttcttattgttgttgttgttgttattaccgttgctattgctattattaatggaGTCTGTGGAAGAAAGTTAAGaggtatttctcttctctctcctatttcttttccctctccctttccttttccttttccttttccttttccttttccttttccttttccttttccttttccttttccctctcccattccctttccctttccctttccctttctctttctctctccctctccatctccattatctccctctctgtttctccctctccttctccctctccctctccctttccctttctcactctgccaccctctctcactctccttagattcacttctcccctccctctgttaTCCCCTAAcagtctcttcttttcctctgtaTCCTTTGCCACCTCCTTCActtccttattcctttccctccctccacttccacaTCCTCCTTCAATCTTTAATCCCTTGGATCTGGTTGCTTCAGGGCAGTCACGTGGCCCAAAATAAGGGCATTAGGCTTATGTGAGTGGCTGCTCTGCCAGGTGGGTGGTTTGTGGGCCAGGTGTGCATGGCACTCGTGTACAGTGATAAGAGTATATGCCTCctctctgttattttctctttgtatgcataagtgttttcagtattttttttctcattttttaatatacatgttTGTCATTTGATTTACATTATCCAGATGGCAATAGACTGTTTTCTTTCTCGGTAGTCTATAAATCATTGcaggaaaaataagaatattgaatattttcttatttgtgtctcttttttttttcgtaatattaaattttctgtcaTACAACCTGCGCCACCAACATGGCAGCCAGGAATACGATGGAGCcggtgctcttccagtcatggctcatggaccTTACATTCCATACATGTTTATCCATAGGAgtaatgcaaaagccccttcctaaatgtccattgagtctaatcaccctGCAAGAGCTTTGTGCATTCGTGGCgagtctttcccctcaccccagcCTTCAGTCGAGCTGTTCGTGAAGACATGTTCACGTCACCCACCCCTCAAGCCAAATTCTTTCATGAagtgatggtcacatcatccaGATTGTAAGGGTtaatttctcttcccctcccttcaccccattCTTCTAAAAgcttcctttccctccatttatccctctccccccttttcttctttaagtCCCGTTTATTCACCCCATTCCTTTTACTTTCCCCTCCTGCCATCCTTCTTAACCTACCCCGTGGAGAGTCATGTAAATAGTAAATGATCATGAACCAATGGTCTAACTGTTTTAATGCCGTGTACTTgcctcaaataataataatgataatgataataataataataataataataataataataataataataatattaatattaataatgataataataatattaatattaataatgataataataatattaatattaataatgataataataatattaatattaataatgataattacgacaatgataataataatattggtacaAAGAGTACAACACATTGCGATAAACAACACAAGGCAATGTAACAGGGGATGATGCTGAAGTAGTGGTGGGGCTGAGCCTAGTCCATGGTCCAAGTGTTGGCTTGTATTGTTCATGGAAGAGCGGGAGGTCTTGTTATGCTGGGTCTGCCTAGGGGTCAAGGGTTGAGGTCACCATGCTTTTCCTCGTGGCAGCGCTGGTCTCGGGCATCCTGAGGGCAGGTGCCATTCTGAATGTAGGAATTTGTAGGCTGTATGCTCAccatataacgataatgatagtgagtaTGATAGATTTGAGgacgatgttgatggtgatgatggtagtgataatgaagatgttaatgatgatgataataatgatgataataatgatgataataatgatgataataatggtaatagtaatggtaataatgataataataataataataataataataataataataataataatgatgatgatgatgatgatgatgatgatgacaatgataatgataatgataataatggtaatggtgatggtaatggtaatgatgatgatgatgattatgatgatgatgataataataacaataataataataataataataataataatgattataataaccataatgatcatGATCTTTATAACACGTAGTTTGAATAGTGTTCTAATAGATTTTGATATGatggctttttgtgtgtgtgtgtgtgtgtgtgtgtgtgtgtgtgtgtgtgtgtgtgtgtgtgtgtgtgtgtgtgtgtgtgtatcttagttGATGTGTGAATGATATACAGTGAATGGTTGGCACTAGATGGTTTAGACAGTTCAGTTGCTTCCTCCCCGCCTGTTTGTAAAATGTGCAAAAAGTTCTgtcaaaccacacacatactatcTGAAAGAAACAGAATAATTGATTCCTGATTACACCAGCAATTAGCTTGggtagttaatgataatgaaatggatTTATTACTTCAATCCTGTCTACACAAATAGTATGCGTGCTCTCTGTTACTTGGTTATGCTTGTAATCCAGCAACTCTCCAAATGAATtattgtgtgtgaataaaaaacacacaataattcGTTATAGATTATAGCAAATCAGTCCTGTTCTTCTCAGCTAATATTGATggaatacatatacttattcacTCCAGACAACACTAGTTATCCCTTCATTCTTATTGCAACTGTTTTTTGAATGCATTTAATGAATTTGTGTATGTATCAGGACTCCCTGCAATCACATTATCCCATCTTGCCTTTCTTTCCACAGGTGACAAGAGGACTGCCAGACTTTACGGCGCATGAGAAAACCCGCGTAGGCGAAGAGCTGAGTGACATTCTGATATACTTGGTGGATTTGGCAGAACAGTGCGAGATTGATCTGCCTCGTGCTGTGAAGGAGAAGATGGTTAAGAATGCAGAGAAGTACCCAGTGGAGAGGGTATTGGGTCGGAGTGATAAGTATAATGATTACCCTGAGTACCTTCTCCAGGAGGCTCCAGCGGGTGAGGAACCGCAGCcagaaagggaggagggcgaTGGCAGCGAATGAGAAATGAAGCTAAATGTAACAGCTctcttgaatgtgtgtgtgtgtgtgttgtgaagggCGAATGTGGCATTGCTCTGTGTGTTTTATCATATGGATTTTGTCATGCTGTCTCCCTCAGTCTCTTGCCATcgttctttattttatctctttgttacccctttctttctattttttctctctttttttcccctcctgcccctctGTTAATTATGTGACTCTCCTCCCTTATTCTATCTgtaccttcttcctttttcttttccacctcCCTTATTCCATCCATCCGACTTCTTCCCTTGTCACTTTTCAGtcccttatctcttttccttttctgtcctcAAGCTCAAGATCACACAACACAGTGTGACATAAAACCAAACTGTCCATGAAGAGCATTCCATTTTTACCTGGTGGTAGTTGTAAAGATAAGAGGAATGTGTGTTTAAGTGGGACAACTCTTATGTAAGATTAACCCATTTGTGACAGGTAATGTACTATCACATCATGGTGAATAATCATAGATGCCGGATGACACCTCATGTCATGAGTATGATTGTGTGCCAGATTGCAATCTGGACAGTTACCCAGGTGGTGTACACTAATGTACACTCATCCTCGACAGACTTTGCTGAAACTTTTATCTGTCATTATTGGGTTAAGGGAAAAATAAGGGTCTCCAAGGGAGGTAAACATAGGGCAGGAGAAATTGGAGCAGCATTATTTGATggagggaaaaaacaacaacagatttcCACCCATTCCTTGTTGATGCAGTTTGAGTATTGTTACAACAAGCACCTACAAAAGGGCAAATTGTTGTTGAATAGTATAGTTTTTAAGGAAATGCATTGttgatgtatcttttttttcaaaagcacaAGAGAGAATTGTTACAAATGTATCACAGTCATCATTCTTGTCTGCAGGCAAGAAAAGAGCAAAGGGTTTGGTAGCATAAGGGCCTCTAAAAGAATGCACAAGTTGTTATTCAGgtcaatgatattatttttattattatttctttccggTTCACAAGGTTATTTAAGGTATAGTGTTTTAAGGTTTTCATTGTGGTTGCATCCATGCCATGATGCTGAACCTCAGTCTCAGCAGAAACGTTTATACTCTTCATAAccagagtgttatatatatataccataggtaagaaatttatatatttttttaaatatttccatttttacCCAGTGAGATGAATGGGTCACATCACATTTTGAATTTTAGGGAAAGAGTATTCCATCCTTCTCATATAAGCAAACATCAGTCACATAATTGCATGCATCAGGGTTCATACAAACCAACACTGGAAATGACAATCTCAAAGCCACATTGTGGAGATGGCTTCTTTACATGTTTGTCCATGTTATATTTGCTgcaagaaaaggatttttttcactCTAGGACTTGTTTTTCTTCTGAAATCCCAACTTTTTAGAAACAAAGAATGTAGGAGCTCATTATATCCATGAATAGTTCATTTACATACCAAAAAGTTTGCTAATCTATGCAGAATGTTCAGGAAAAAGTAGATCTGCCCAGAAACAAGTCAAAGACTGACAAAGTACTTTGAGAACAGCAGAACAGTGCATGCAGGAACCAAAAGACTGAGATAATGAGTGAAGGACTAGTAGTTTGGGAAACATCTCTGTATGTTCTTGTACTGAGGAGGGGGGTAGTTCAAGAATACCATAGTGCACGTGTGATGTTCTATGTGAGCATGTGAGTGAGCCAGAGCGCACATCAGAGTCCAAGATGATGTGTCCTCAACCAGCACAAAGCAGCATGTGTAGAGATAAGTTTGAGATAAGTTTCGAGATAAGTTCCGAGATAAGTTCCAAGATAAGTTCCTAGTTTTGAGTAAGTAAAGCAGGGTGTTCAATGGATGTGTTCATGAACTTTATAAGTTTTAAGGCTTCCTCTCTGAAAGTGTTTGAGAACACTATTTAGTAATGAAACCATCAAGTCTCTATGCCTTGGCCAGGAGGCTTGGAGATGATAGGGACAGAAAATAATGCCAgtgattttattgtaatatacagCATTGTTTCAGAATGAATTTTCAGTCTTTTGGTGAGACAATAATGTATTTGAAATAACTGAAAAATGTAtgatctttcttaaaaaaaaaaaaaaaaatcaaattttctctctttagAAAGTACTTGATGATAATTAGGTAATTTTACATTATAGTGTTAGCAGAGTTTCTGTAGAATGATAGCTGTTCAATTTCAATAAGAATATGTTATAGATTTAATCCTTGGAAGTAGTTAGTGCACACATTATTAGTATATAGGACAACGTGTTTTTGTATTTAGAAACCATAATGATATCTGTTTTACTAGTTTTCACAGTCCAGAGAAGTTGATACATAGTTGACTTGTTGCAGTAGTGCCCGGAAATTGTTccagtggggggagaggaagcgaggggacAGTCTAGTgtgtaaccccccacccccttcaagaTCCTACTTTATACCATTGTTGCAGATGTGTGATTATTCAACACTGTCCATTCTTTTCTttagatatgtgtttatataaataacacagGTGTGATTTTTGAAGATCGTCCTTTCATTAATTAGTATTACTATGTACATgcttatataaataccacacgtTTTCATAATTCACATTCACCCGTCCACATCCCCCAGACATGAAGAAGGGGTAGGTACATTTCTGAgtactctctcccccccacccaatcccctctccctctccccactccactcccccccccccacactcccttctccttcatctctctcttttcttcttcctcctgcttctcctcctcctgctcctcctgctgctgctgctcctcctcctcctcctcctccctcctcctcctcctcctcctctcctctcctcctcctcctccttctcttcccccccctcctctcctcctcctctcctcctctctcctcctcctcttcctcctcctcctccccttcctcctcccccctttctcctcctttctcgtcctccctcctccctcctcccctcctcctcctcctcctcctcctctcctcctcccccccccatcctcctcctcctcctcctcctcatcctcctcttcctcctccccccccccatcatcctcctcctcctccttctccccatcctcctctacttcctcctcctccccccatcctcctcctcctcctccccatccttctcctcctcctcctcctcctcctcctcctcctcctcctcttcctcctcctcctcctcctcctcctcctcctcctcctcctcctcctcctcctctggtgGGCACTACTAATTTCCATGTATATAACAGCATAATCAAAATCTCATAACGGGCACCTATAGAAGACTTCAGGAACCGTGTTATCCATGTCCTTCGCATCAGatgttctaatttttttttttccatctctcagcagcttatttatgaatatgtatatgtttacgctGTGAtccgttttaccttttttttatcactttatcattattgagAAGTTTCCAGAATTTTTGACAGATAAGATTAGTGACATTGCTCTCTTTATTCTCCCATTATTCtaccttttactctctctctctctctctctctctctctctctctctctctctctctctctctctctctctctctctctctctctctctctctctctctctctctctctctctctctcttcttctctctctctctctctctctttctctctctctctctctctctctctctctctctctctctctctctctctctttctctctctctctctctctctctctctctctctctctctctctctctctctctctctctctctctctctctctctctctctctctctctctctctctctctcgcttatttaCCAAGTTTTGTTACATATGGCATTATTTCTAGTTACTTGAAATTGGTAAAGCTATGCTGACTGTTACtgcttttacttctcttttgtcTACTCCAGATTTCAACATATAACAGCCACTGCACTTAAAAATATTACACTTTTACTCTTCCATATCTATGGCTGTCACTTCCCCACAACATACACTATGCACATTTACCTTTACTGTTGGCACAGGGTATGGAAACAAAAGAGTGAGTTTGTTATAAAAGAGTAACAGATGTTTTATCCCTCTGAGAGTTTGTTTTTTATAACAAGTTGACATGTTTTGTTGCTGAAAAGGTTTGAAATGAATTATTATTAGCACAAAGGGGAAAATGGTATGATGCATTCACATTCAGGTCTCTCAAAATCTGTTGCAAAGAACCCTGTTTGTGATTCACAAGAATCTCAACCTTTGGTATGTTTGTCATTTTCTGTCCTACCCTAAATATCACCACTGTTCCAACTTATTACAAACAGCACATGAATATTggcatcattattagcatgattcCTTACATCACAAACAAGTGACTACTAGCATCATTACTTCTTTACCTTCCACTTCACACAGCCACAACCACCATCACACTAACAGTTTTACTGCTACTGTTTTGCGATTAAACTCACGaatgttacttttgttattgattattatgttcTGGGAAGATGCAAGTATTATATGGTAATGATAGGGTATTTCATAACACATCTACCTCTGTTGTTCAAGCAGCTTTACCATTGGTTTGAAGAGCCAagtacaaattatttttattttccacatAATCATTCATGATTGCAAAAGTagcagcagtattagtagtagtagtagtagtgatagttgaGTTCTGTCCAGCCCAACTATTGCACTGTACATGTTGCATCCAGTTGCATTGCCAttgatttgttttgtatttttttctccttgatgTGAATTGATAAACAGAAGAACTTCTCTTCTGTAGTTGTGGTCTAGAGCAGGAGGACCTTATGCTAACTCTGTAGTTGAAAAATTCTATACAGTTGAAACTCAGATAATGCTATCATTACATATGCTTTCCCTTAGGTAAAGAGAATTGTTAATTGTTCTTGTCATGTTAAAGACTTTCTTTAGGGATTATTACTCTTATGTTGTTTTTCTCTAATTATGCACAGTTACAGTGAAGAGTGTACAGGTACAGTTACTTACAAGGTATACCACCTGGAATTATGGATTTACATAAGAAatatgtgattttattttcttaatattcaaaaaaaattgtTCCAAATACTACTTCTAAGTACAGTTTCTATGTTTTGCTTTGCCACTTTGGGATATCTCACAATTGAAGTGAAGTCGAACTTGGCGTCATTCAAAAGATTTTTATGAAGTGTGAAGAGAGGCAAAAGCTTTTCTGTGATTACATTACCCTAAATGATATAGTCCCATTGGTGGCGCcgaaattttgaatatatagtgTAGCCATTTTTGTTCCTCTTTGCTGTTCTCCATGTTTAGGTTGCCTTATAAGTAGGTGTTGGAGAATTTTCTTTTGACATTccacataatattttatttaattttgtgagTAAGATTAATGCAGTCAACATTTTACCTTATTTGTCTTTATTGCTTTGTAAACTGCTTTAttgctgatatatatgtattatttttttccatttctgatAGTTCCAGAGATTATCATCAGACGTGATGTTAATTAGTTAGTTTCTCAGCTCTGTTAaccgcctttttttttggggggggggagagcatggATACTGTTTGATATAAtgaaattttcatataattatatattttgtggggggggggttggtttgtgtttttgatataaaattaaattatatatatatatatttattttttttttttttttttttttttttttatattattattaatatatttatatatttttatttatatataataatataatatattatttattaatataataatataaatatattatattaatatatataaactaaatataattaataatgaattatatatattatatatatatatatataatattattatatctatattattatatatatatattatatatatatatatatatatatattatatagcatattatatatatatatatatatatatatatattatatataataatatatatagtatatatgtatatattataatatatatatatatatatatatatatatatatatatatattaatatatataatatatatatataatatatatatatatatatatatatatatacaaacacacaccacactacacatatacacactacaacaAACAATCACTACTAAcaaacacaacctacacacataacaaactcacaatcacactatatatatatatatatatatatatatattatatatatatatatatatatatatatagtatatatgtatatatagtatatatagtatatatgtatatatatatatatatatatatatatatatattatatatatatattatatattatattatatatgttatatatgtatatatatatgtatagtactatatattatatatatatatatatatatatatatatatatatatatatataatacgcacacacacacacacacacacacacacacacacacacacacacacacatacatatatatatatatatatatatatatatatatatatatatatatatatatatatatatttatttatttatttatttatttatttatatatacgtatatatatgtatatatatatatgtacttatatatatatatatatatatatatatatatatatatatatatatatatatgtgtgtgtgtgtgtgtgtgtgtgtgtgtgtgtgtgtgtgtgtgtgtgtgtgtgtgtgtgtgtgtgtgtgtctgtgtgtgtgtgtgagtgtgagtgtgtgtgtgtgtgtgtgtgtgtgtggcgttgtgttttatatatatatatattatatatatatatatatatatatatatatatatatatatatatgcaactatatatgcaaatatacatacacatatacaaacacacacacacacacacacacacacacacacacacacacacacacacacacacacatatatatatatatatatatatatatatatatatatatatatattatatatttatttatttatttatttattcatttatttatgtatatatatttatatatatatatttatatttagttatttatatattaggttTACATAATTCTTTATGCATAGAATCcctagtgcgtgtgtgtgtgtgtgtgtgtgtgcgtgtgtgtgtgtgtgtgtgtgtgtgtgtgtgtgcgtgtgtgtatgtgtgtgtgtgtgtgagtgcgtgcgtgcgtgcgtggctgtACGCGCGTGTATGTGGATAGACGgatacttgtctctctctctatctttccctttccttttcttttctttctctctctctcgatttgcTCCAACCCATT is a window from the Penaeus monodon isolate SGIC_2016 chromosome 41, NSTDA_Pmon_1, whole genome shotgun sequence genome containing:
- the LOC119598205 gene encoding dCTP pyrophosphatase 1-like, with amino-acid sequence MAQSDPEDREFKFSSNLSLEEIRSDQHNFCKERNWAQFHPPRNVLLALVGEVGELSELFQWRGEVTRGLPDFTAHEKTRVGEELSDILIYLVDLAEQCEIDLPRAVKEKMVKNAEKYPVERVLGRSDKYNDYPEYLLQEAPAGEEPQPEREEGDGSE